DNA sequence from the Cyanobium sp. WAJ14-Wanaka genome:
TCGGGGATTTCGATGTCGAAAGCCTCTTCCAGGGCCATCACCAGCTCGACGGTGTCGAGGGAGTCGGCACCCAGGTCATTCTGAAAGTTTGATTCGGGCTTCACTTCCTCAGCGTCAACGCTGAGCTGCTCGGCAACGATCGAGCGCACTTTCTCGTAGATCGCTTCCTGGGACATGGCCGCTGTGAGAGTCGATGCACTCTACGGGTCGTTCTGTCCAGTTCACCCCGGCGTATGAACAAGGGTGACGGCCTCAGCTGGGCCGCAGATAGAAGGTGGGCGCTCTCGGTAATTTGGAACCCTCGCCGTCTGTTCCCGGCAACTCCGTACCGAGGCACATGTCCCACGCCGTCAAGATCTACGACACCTGCATCGGCTGCACCCAGTGCGTTCGTGCTTGCCCCCTAGACGTGCTCGAAATGGTGCCCTGGGACGGCTGTAAGGCGGGCCAGATCGCCTCTTCGCCCCGCACCGAAGACTGTGTGGGCTGCAAGCGCTGCGAAACCGCCTGCCCCACCGACTTCCTCAGCATTCGCGTCTACCTCGGCGACGAGACCAGCCGCTCGATGGGTCTCGCCTATTAATTCGGGCCATCTGGCGAACTCAACGCCAAGCTCCCATAAGCTCAAGCCCGGCCGCAGTGCCGGGCTTTTTTGTAGATATACCCCCTATGTGCGGCATCGTTGCCCTAATTGGTTCGCGGGAGGCGGCCCCCCAGTTGTTGGAGGGCCTGCGCCAGCTGGAATATCGGGGCTACGACTCCGCGGGCATCGCCACCATTGATTTGCAAGCCGGCAGCAACGCCGGCCAGCTCCATTGCCTCAAGGCCGAAGGCAAGCTCGTAAACCTCACGGCCCGCTTCGAGGCCCATGGGGCCCCCGGCCACTGCGGCATTGGCCATACCCGCTGGGCCACCCACGGCAAACCAGAAGAGCGCAACGCCCACCCCCACCTAGATGGCAGCGGCCAGTTGGCGGTGGTGCAGAACGGAATCATCGAGAACCACCGCAGCCTCAGGGAAGAACTGCAGGCGGAGGGGGTGGTTTTCCTCTCCGAGACCGACACCGAGGTGATTCCCCATCTCCTGGCCCGCCAGCTGGCCCGGCTCCAGGGCGGCGACGGGCTGGCAGCCGGCAGGGTTGGCGGCGGCAGCCTGCTATTGCAGGCGGTGCAGGAGGTGTTGCCCCTGCTGCATGGGGCCTATGCCCTGGCGGTGGTTTGGGCTGGGGCCCCGGGGGCCCTGGTGGTGGCCCGCAGGGCGGCGCCGCTGCTGATTGGCCTTGGCGAGGGTGAATTTCTCTGCGCCAGCGACACCCCCGCCCTGGCGGGATTCACCCGCACAATCCTGCCGATGGAGGACGGCGAGGTGGCCCTGCTGACGCCCTTGGGGATTGAGCTCTACGACGCGGCAGGCGAGCGGGTGCAGCGCAGCCCCAGCCTGCTCAGCGGCACCGAGCATGTGGCCGACAAGCGCAGTTTCCGCCACTTCATGCTCAAGGAGATCCACGAGCAGCCCGAAACGGCGGCACTTTGGGTGGCCCGCCATCTGCCAGAAGACGCCCTGGTGGCCCTTCCGCTGGATGAGTCGGTTTACGAGGGGGTGGAGCGCATCCAGATCCTGGCCTGTGGCACCAGTCGCCATGCGGCCCAGGTGGGGGCCTACCTGCTGGAGCAACTGGCCGGCATCCCCACCAGCGTGTTTTACGCCAGTGAATTTCGCTATTCGCCGCCGCCGCTGGCGCCCAACACCCTCACGATCGGGGTAACCCAATCGGGAGAAACGGCCGACACCCTGGCTGCCTTGGCCATGGAGCAGGAGCGCCGCCAGCGGGCGGCAGATCCCGCCTTTGCCCCCAGGTTCCTGGGGATCACCAACCGCCCCGAGAGCTCCCTGGGCCGGCTGGTGCCCCACATCCTCGATATCGGAGCGGGCATTGAGGTGGGTGTGGCCGCCACCAAAACCTTCCTGGGCCAACTGTTGGCCTTCTACGCCCTGGCCCTGGCTTTTGCCGAGCGGCGCCAAGGGCAAGACCCAGCCAGGCTTGGGCAACTCCATTCCCTGGTGGCCCAGCTACGCCTGATCCCCCAACAGCTCGAGCAACTGGTGCAGGATTGCGATCGCCGCTGCGCCCAGCTGGCCCACCAATTTGAGGGCACCCAGGATGTGATCTTCCTGGGGCGGGGCATCAACTTCCCGATTGCCCTGGAAGGGGCCCTAAAGCTCAAGGAAATCAGCTACATCCACGCCGAGGGCTATCCCGCCGGTGAGATGAAGCATGGTCCGATCGCCCTGCTCGATGCCAAAGTGCCGGTGGTGTCGATTGCGGTGCCAGGCACTGTCTTCGACAAGGTGCTCAGCAACGCCCAGGAGGCCAAGGCCCGTGATGCCCGTTTGATTGGTGTGGCTCCCGTTGGCCCAGACACCGATTTGTTTGATGAGCTGCTGCCGGTGCCGGTGGTGGATGAGCTCTTGAGCCCCCTGCTGACGGTGATTCCAATGCAGCTGCTGAGTTATCACATCGCTGCCCATCGGGGCCTGGATGTGGATCAACCCCGCAACCTGGCCAAGAGCGTCACCGTGGAGTAGGCACTGGGTCGGTGCGGCCGTAGCGATCCTCAAAGCGCACGATGTCGTCTTCGCCCAGGTAGGGGCCGCTCTGCACCTCGATCAGCTGCACGGGGATTTGGCCGGGGTTTGAAAGCCGGTGCTTGCAGCCCAGGGGGATGTAGGTGCTC
Encoded proteins:
- the acpP gene encoding acyl carrier protein yields the protein MSQEAIYEKVRSIVAEQLSVDAEEVKPESNFQNDLGADSLDTVELVMALEEAFDIEIPDEAAEGITTVGDAVKFIQEKQA
- the psaC gene encoding photosystem I iron-sulfur center protein PsaC, which encodes MSHAVKIYDTCIGCTQCVRACPLDVLEMVPWDGCKAGQIASSPRTEDCVGCKRCETACPTDFLSIRVYLGDETSRSMGLAY
- the glmS gene encoding glutamine--fructose-6-phosphate transaminase (isomerizing); amino-acid sequence: MCGIVALIGSREAAPQLLEGLRQLEYRGYDSAGIATIDLQAGSNAGQLHCLKAEGKLVNLTARFEAHGAPGHCGIGHTRWATHGKPEERNAHPHLDGSGQLAVVQNGIIENHRSLREELQAEGVVFLSETDTEVIPHLLARQLARLQGGDGLAAGRVGGGSLLLQAVQEVLPLLHGAYALAVVWAGAPGALVVARRAAPLLIGLGEGEFLCASDTPALAGFTRTILPMEDGEVALLTPLGIELYDAAGERVQRSPSLLSGTEHVADKRSFRHFMLKEIHEQPETAALWVARHLPEDALVALPLDESVYEGVERIQILACGTSRHAAQVGAYLLEQLAGIPTSVFYASEFRYSPPPLAPNTLTIGVTQSGETADTLAALAMEQERRQRAADPAFAPRFLGITNRPESSLGRLVPHILDIGAGIEVGVAATKTFLGQLLAFYALALAFAERRQGQDPARLGQLHSLVAQLRLIPQQLEQLVQDCDRRCAQLAHQFEGTQDVIFLGRGINFPIALEGALKLKEISYIHAEGYPAGEMKHGPIALLDAKVPVVSIAVPGTVFDKVLSNAQEAKARDARLIGVAPVGPDTDLFDELLPVPVVDELLSPLLTVIPMQLLSYHIAAHRGLDVDQPRNLAKSVTVE